Genomic segment of Apostichopus japonicus isolate 1M-3 chromosome 8, ASM3797524v1, whole genome shotgun sequence:
AATATATCTACTCAATAGAATAACATTGATAGATTCATGATTGGCAATGATTTACATGCCCTTAGCAGGAAAATCATCACATTGCTCTTCACTGAAACAAATATATGAGAGAAGGGCATCATGTTTATAAGCAATACCAATAACCATATTTTGCCTGACACTCAACTGCGGTATTAATTAATGCTTTGACAATGTGTGTACTACAGTATGGTTATTGGAGATTGTACTAATTTGGGAATTGCCAGAAGCACAGTGTAAGACTGAGTCCATTACAGTAGAAGTTTGGTCTATGGGTCAACTTTTCTAAGCGCGCAACGATTCTCTTGAAGGATTCAATTAGAAATTCTGTCCGTAGGACACCAGACCAATTTAATATGAGACAGGCCTTCCAGGGTAGCATAGGTAGCTATAGCCAATGTACAAAAGGATTAGCTAGGCTTGCCAGCCAACGTAGTATAAAATGAGTTTATAGGTATCGATTTAGAATAACATTCTCATAATTTATTGATTGGAAATTAATACGCCAATGTGCAAATTAAAGATTGAGCGATACCTTACAGAGTTATCTCTGTTGAATATCTAGCTGCAACGAGACGCCGCACCAACACAACAAGTTAACTTCCGTTCCTAGTTAATCTTTCACGACTGTACTGGAGCTCTACACATACCTGCACACCATTCATGTATTGTACATTGTATACCGAGTACCTGGACAAGGTCAAAGGTTTCCAAAACAGCTTTCTTATTGGCTAGACATTATAGGTGTGTCAAACTTGTAAGTGACGTCTGTCGTTTACAAACTGTCCTAATCAATTTCTATGATCTAACCCATAGAAATAGAGAAGGTTCTTTGGATCTAACCTAACTGGAATTCGGAAAGCGcaattatgtttttttaaaacagCAATTAATATTTTAGAGGAAACAAGCACATGAGCATACATATGCGATTAGTTGAAGTCAGGAGGTtctcaagaaagaaagaaaaagcagCACGCGAAAGACTTCAATCCAGCTAGCAGAAAAATCTTACTACAATCGTGTACTAAATCGGGTACGCGCGCGGGCCCGACCGAACGCGAACCTATTCCACAAGCGCTCCCAGCGCGTTTGCCACACATAAATTGTATGTACAAAAAATGCACGGCACTGGCAGGTTACATAAATATTGTGTGGCATAAGTTGGGATCGCATGTACGTACGTGTGCCGTGCTCATTGCTCAATATGTAGCTATATATAGTGAGATTTTGTTAAGGACCCTGGCCCTTTGTTTCAACCAATGTTTCTCTATATGGCCTCCTAGAACATAAATCGAACCCAGCTATAGATTATCTAACTACAAAACGCGTTAAGATGAAAATTCTGAATGAAACATGTAAACATCACTTTTTGGATTAAATTTGACATTGATCATGTGAGAGTGCAGTATTCTCTCAATAGAAGATCAAATTATCGTCATgacccaggcgcgtagccaaggggggcgaagggggcagccgccccccccccccttgagcatatattttttaatgtttttatgatatcgctagtattttcaaaagagaaaatgctaagatgcaacttacaaggcctgggaagtgccatttccagcgatctgggaggcattttcagccaaaattttcttgtacgctttgaTATATGGGTATATATCGATGGTAATTGGTATTACGGAGAGACTACATCTCGTCCTTAACACCGAATAAGTATAACTGTATGAACCCTTATAAAGTTGTAAGCAGAGTATAATTGACGGTGGTAATCAGCCCATAATGGCAACTCCGACATTATGTAACAAGTAGTGTAAACTCCGTATTAATTCAGTGCTAATAAGTGACTGAATTAGTCCCGGTTTCCTGTTTACCAGTAATTAGGCTTAATAGGATTCCCTTTTTCACCAAAAGCTTCTTTGCTGCTCTCCAAAATTACTTTCaccagtaaaaaaaaagaaggaaaaaagaataACAAGAAAACTACTAAACGATGAAGCGAAGTATTACCAgtggcataggcgtaggagcccactttgattggggggggggggggctgtaacgacttgcccgaaaaatataaccaatgtACATATcacatgcatcggttattacatcgcatgccaattacatacaatcatttgtcgtgtttttacccttccatattggttacagTTTTGGGCAagtcgtaacaataataatgataataataatgttagtttaactattaaaagcacattgcaatttatttttctttcagaagGGGCCCGAAAAattttcagcatattgcccgaattgtcacaaaaaaagtaattggttggggctgcagccccgccccagcccccgcctcctacccGTATTACCAGCGGACAGGGTTAAACTTTCACGATTCTgctgtaaaaataaaaacaaagaggtGAGTGTGAGAGAACTTGCGAACTAAAAATTCAAGACCCTACCCTCGTCCAAAATTGGTTAATTAATGACAACTATAGCCATCTCCTACCTTGCAGAATGTCTCGTATAGCAAGCGACGTAACTAGGCTGGTGCTGCCgcccgtatggaaagccattttaacatttaatcgggaatttaagatatctgaaatagtttcttattttagatatctaaaattatatttcggatatctgaaattaaattcaagatatctgaaattgaattcgagatatgtGAATAagaattcagatatctgaaattctctggtatttcgagatatctgaaattggttttgagatatctgaaattatgtGTAGATATctcaaataaatttgatatatctgaaatttaatttgagatatctgaaattatttcgagatatctaaaattcttgattaaatgttaaaacggctttccatacgcccGAGGGCCCAGACGTACCCAACCTGCTGCATTTTTGCTCGGGCGGACTGATATTCATATTTCTGGGAAAGCTCTGAAATCTGATCGTTTTTGATAAACTGTTTCTGCCCGATTATTTCTGGGATTCCTTCAAAGTGTCTGTAAGTAAATCGGGATTACCCTTCGTGAggcaaaaataataacaatcttTATTCGTGCAGTAGTTATAGGTACGTGGCATAGGCTAGCGGTGTACTCAGTGTTGTTTCATTTCCTAAAGTTGTTATTACTGTAATAAAAAACATCTTACATTTTTCGTCTCCGCCTTCATTTATGTCATCTATAAATCTGACACAGATAAAAGTGACTCGGGTAGCAAATCGTGACAGCACAGTTCTTAAAATTCTCTTCAATACCCACACGAAAACGGGAAATTCAAAAGAAATCATGTTCTCAACAGAGAACGTCTGAGAGTATCGTAACCATGCATAAATAGATGCACAACAAAAACTATTGTCAACCTTGAATTATTCCACCTTGAATTATCTTTGCTTTTGTTCACCAACGAAAGGGTGCACGGCTGTGGATTTTCATTTGGGTGCCTATTTCTACTCCTGCACCGGGGTACTGTTGATACATTGCTGCGCCATTGTACAAGGCGTCTCAGTCGAAAGGGTCGACATCAGTTTATCTTCAAAGAAAATTCACCAATGTAAAATTCTTAGGGCTCCCCAAATGAGACAACTATATGTAAACGAAACTGGAACTCCAGATTAGAGCGCTAGCCGTCTCCGCTTTTCGGCAGTGTCAGCCTTGggtacttttgttttcatttccgGTAGCACAGTTCTCAGTCGGTCACCTACTTGATAAAGCACATTCTGCACTGACAAGAAACATTCAATTGGTACCGAAATGTTCTATTTCTAATTAACgaaaataaagtaaaacgaAAAATGTGCATTGATTGCGTTAAACAAAAGTGTCCGGACAGGGTGAGTGTCTAACTCCATTTTTCCAAAAGTAATTTATTTCAGAGGATAGATCTGGTTCATGCCTATCCGAGTTCCTGTAATAATGCAATGgccactaaaatttcgcacaaCCAGTAACAACAGTGAAACaatcatagaaaaaaaaatatcatagtTCGTACACAAAAGATTACGAATCTATTAACCAGGGTACCATATATTGTCATGCTGTCGAGACTTGTGTCACATTCTGAGggattgttttaattttacggcctaactttagaatccgtaccatattaatgggaaagcttacttcgaatcggcagaataaggttAGGGCTTAGAAAGTAGGGttagggagtagggttaggaatcagggttaggaagtagggaatagggttagggagtagggtaaggaagtagggaatagggttaggaagtagggtcgaTTGgaacggattctaaattagtaccaatTTTACTATGAAATCGATAACCGTTTTTAAGATGCTACATAATTCTCTTTTCTGTCATTCCCTTTTGTGTTTTCTCATTAGGGAAGTTTTTGTGTAGATGATGGTTCATACACGATGAATTTTCATGAATGTGCGGAGTGTCACAAGAAAGAGCCAATAAAAATCGaagacagacagaaagaaaCAGACGATGATGGGGCTGAGACAATCTCCTACAGTCGTAAGATCcaatatttgtttaaatttagtCATTGTATGCAACTATCACTTTTAGCAGCATTAAAATTAAGCAAATCAGAGATTAAAGGTAACCAACCTACCTTTTACAAGCATGCTAACTACACTTCTTCACTGTATCCAAAATACAACATATGTGTAGCTTTTTAAAGCTTAATCAGGCTTGTGTGTTTTCTTCCATTgaagtcataggcgtaggagcccaatttgatttgggggggctgtaacgaaaTTTTTCGCCCGCGGAGTTAATGTGCACATCATATAGACATGCaaaggttattacatcgcatgccaataacatacaatcatttgccatgttattacccttgcatattggttatatttattgtggaagtcgttacaataataatgatattaacaatatcagtttaaccattgaaaacacattgcaaattatttttctttcagtaagtGCCTGAAAGATTTCAGTATATTGCCCAAatctttacaaaatattttggttgggaggctgcagcccccccccccctcgcctccTACGCGTATGCTTGAAGTGCTGAGGAAAGAATGGAAAAACTTTGCATCTGCAAGCAGTCATTTATTGCTGTATTTAATGGTTCAATTTACAGTACATATTTGCATCTGTAATAGTAActgtgttttattttcttatgCAGATAGATGTTCTTTTTGCAATCATTGCATTGCAGAGCACAGCCACATATTTCAGATTGATGGGGAATTCCAGGTACTGACTATGAGTGTAAATGTGTGATATACTAACATGTAAAGTAATTAGTTTTCCAGCCTAACCTGTTCATCAATATTGAAGGATTACTATGCCCTTTTCTTTCTCCACCAGAAACTGCAACAAGGAATATTCTCTTTGGAGCACTGTTGCAAATTTAACTAGTTATATGTCAACTTTGCAAACTGAAGAACCTATTACCTAATTATCAATTAATTATGTGACAAAATTGCAAGTTTGGGTCGACAAAATGGTTGACATTTGGCAACCAGAACTAAAAGAAATGTCacttttatttgatttcttatACAGGAATATTCCATGCTGTGTGTCTTATGTGGCAGAGGAGAGGACACAGTCAGTATTCTCCCTACTGATCCCAGGGAAGTGACATCATTGTACTGAAGGTTCAGTTGAAGGAGGGACTATTTAACTTTGTAAGATTCAAAGGATGAGAAAAAGTTGGCCAGTGGCGACTCAAACTAACTCTTAGTCCACCAGAAGAAAGGAATCCCACACTTTAGTACTCCTACAGCTGTGGAAACGATGGTATTTGCAATGAAGTCACTGATCTCATAAAAATCCTTGTTTCATGATCTCAGATGTTTTATTTAGCAAAGTTATAGTGGATTGAGCAAGGATAAACTGGATAAGTTATTCCCCGATAAGACTCCTTCTGGAATTCCACTTCTAATGGTGAAAAAGcttcattttgtgtttaattGTAGCTTTTGTTCAATATGATCAAGTCCTGTGTAACAAAAATCACACTTGGATTACTTTCAATCCTCAAGTCATAAGTATTTGTAGAAAAAGTCATTAAAGAATTAACAACCATGTAACCTATTGCCCTCAAAACTGTTGTTTTGGTATTGTTTGTAAACCGTGTCTAAGATTATTAttccaatgtgcaatttttGGTAGATTTAAGAAgccaaaacatattttattgtaCTGCAGCTTCACAT
This window contains:
- the LOC139970764 gene encoding protein Churchill-like, producing MCIDCVKQKCPDRGSFCVDDGSYTMNFHECAECHKKEPIKIEDRQKETDDDGAETISYSHRCSFCNHCIAEHSHIFQIDGEFQEYSMLCVLCGRGEDTVSILPTDPREVTSLY